One segment of Pseudophryne corroboree isolate aPseCor3 chromosome 10, aPseCor3.hap2, whole genome shotgun sequence DNA contains the following:
- the LOC134966085 gene encoding insulin-like growth factor III yields the protein MCLQDWRNPKRPKLTRKKAAQLTVSQVMLCLSLMFTLYVGVTSGRCSRLRSREMLCGSELVDMLQFICGTRGFYVSKPGSIRSRSRPGIVDECCFCGCSVSILESYCAAPITNTTGKEEQRT from the exons ATGTGCCTCCAAGACTGGAGAAACCCAAAAAGGCCAAAGCTGACAAGAAAG AAAGCAGCACAGCTCACGGTCAGTCAGGTGATGCTCTGTCTGTCTCTGATGTTTACGCTGTATGTTGGCGTCACCAGTGGTCGATGttccaggctgcgctccagggagaTGTTGTGCGGATCTGAACTGGTGGATATGCTGCAATTCATATGTGGCACTAGAGGCTTCTATGTCA GTAAACCTGGCTCCATCCGCAGCCGTTCCCGACCTGGTATAGTGGACGAATGTTGCTTCTGTGGCTGCAGCGTTTCTATACTGGAATCTTACTGCGCTGCTCCAATTACTAACACCACCGGCAAAGAAG AACAAAGAACTTAG